In Zingiber officinale cultivar Zhangliang chromosome 1A, Zo_v1.1, whole genome shotgun sequence, a genomic segment contains:
- the LOC122017917 gene encoding transcription repressor OFP2-like: MGNHRFRLSDIMPNTWFYKLKGMSRRARKSDGSQPSKAAAASPKTVRPPASKVLPKRASCYFSCRTEAERFSFSPTHSKALDTQFPCEPHRNSKKRSRKKHLRTPPVKPMLVASSVSAGCRSRALKSEELLTPVPSPSETLTVRRDLYVNGEELEFDFESDDVESRLHSASCWFISSATDMDSSKNSKLDEFELESISELKLPPILTKPSREEAKYDDKSMGSNSRTDQNSILVKEQSKSKSQSLAKVSPASLRRLRMRANSPRLSSKKASNRRTAATMQQKKGLPFPASYLVVKSSSDPQRDFRDSMMEMIVENNIRASKDLEELLACYLSLNSDEYHDTIVDVFQQIWFDLTNIKL; the protein is encoded by the coding sequence ATGGGAAACCATAGGTTTCGACTTTCGGACATTATGCCGAACACTTGGTTCTACAAGCTCAAGGGCATGAGCCGCAGAGCGAGGAAAAGCGACGGAAGTCAGCCGTCGAAGGCGGCGGCGGCCTCGCCGAAGACCGTTCGTCCACCGGCGAGCAAAGTGCTTCCTAAAAGAGCCTCTTGCTACTTCTCTTGCAGAACAGAGGcggagaggttctccttctcccCTACCCACTCCAAGGCCTTGGACACGCAATTCCCTTGCGAGCCTCATCGGAATTCCAAGAAGCGGAGCAGGAAGAAGCACCTGCGAACTCCGCCTGTGAAGCCCATGCTGGTGGCCTCCTCTGTTTCCGCCGGCTGCCGCTCGAGAGCGTTGAAGTCGGAAGAATTGCTGACTCCGGTGCCATCGCCGTCGGAGACGCTGACGGTTCGACGTGACCTCTACGTGAACGGGGAGGAACTCGAGTTCGATTTCGAGTCCGACGACGTGGAATCACGGTTGCATTCTGCAAGTTGTTGGTTTATCTCCTCTGCCACTGACATGGACTCGAGCAAGAACTCGAAGCTGGATGAGTTTGAGCTCGAGTCCATCTCCGAGCTCAAACTCCCGCCGATTTTAACGAAGCCCTCGCGCGAAGAAGCCAAATACGACGACAAAAGCATGGGAAGCAACTCAAGGACTGATCAAAATTCAATCTTGGTTAAGGAGCAGAGCAAGAGCAAGAGCCAGAGCCTAGCGAAGGTCTCTCCCGCCAGCCTCCGCCGCCTCCGAATGCGAGCCAACTCCCCGCGGCTATCGAGCAAGAAGGCAAGCAACAGGCGGACGGCGGCCACGATGCAGCAGAAGAAGGGCTTGCCGTTTCCGGCGAGCTACTTGGTGGTGAAGTCGTCGTCGGATCCGCAGAGGGACTTCCGGGACTCGATGATGGAGATGATCGTGGAGAACAACATCCGCGCGTCCAAGGACCTGGAGGAGCTGCTCGCTTGCTACCTCTCCCTCAATTCCGACGAGTACCACGATACCATCGTCGACGTGTTCCAGCAGATTTGGTTCGATCTCACTAACATCAAACTGTAA